One region of Carya illinoinensis cultivar Pawnee chromosome 8, C.illinoinensisPawnee_v1, whole genome shotgun sequence genomic DNA includes:
- the LOC122318246 gene encoding probable methyltransferase TCM_000336, producing MQMDVEKVFHVNEGIGVFSYAKNSSLQKKTSDVVKHITTATVQQLFQTTTPKRVGIADLGCGSGPNSLSIIRDIVETVEGSSRNNLNPAPPEFQVYLNDLPTNDFNSIFKALPEFYREFRKERTGCGSPIFIGAYAGSFYGRLFPNNCLHFVHSSYSLHWLSRVPPGLFDEQGKSINQGNIYISKSSPPQVSRAYFKQFQEDFNAFLCSRSEEVVGGGRMVLILLGRGGQDHVDRGNSFFWELLSRSLAELVSKGEFEKEKLDYHLHFYAPSRDEIEDEVRKEGSFAVDRFEMFEIERYVNDGHSYETAIMENRVEEEMVKKEGSLGVDQVEMSETEIREDKDCLSYGRDVAMTVRATQESMICHHFGERILDDLFEIYGRIVDEEVAKEEIRPITFAVVLRKL from the exons ATGCAAATGGATGTGGAGAAAGTCTTCCACGTGAATGAGGGAATTGGGGTCTTTAGCTATGCCAAAAACTCCTCCCTCCAG AAGAAGACCTCCGATGTGGTGAAGCACATAACCACAGCAACAGTGCAGCAACTTTTTCAAACAACCACTCCAAAGAGAGTAGGCATAGCTGATTTGGGTTGCGGTTCTGGACCCAACTCCCTAAGCATCATCAGAGACATTGTTGAAACTGTTGAAGGGTCGAGCCGCAACAACTTGAATCCAGCACCCCCTGAGTTTCAAGTCTACCTTAACGATCTTCCGACAAATGACTTCAACTCAATCTTCAAGGCCTTGCCGGAATTCTATAGGGagtttagaaaagagagaactgGCTGTGGGAGTCCTATTTTCATAGGAGCCTATGCTGGCTCCTTTTATGGAAGACTTTTCCCCAACAATTGCTTGCATTTTGTCCATTCATCCTACAGTTTGCACTGGCTCTCCAGG GTTCCCCCAGGTCTTTTCGATGAACAGGGCAAGTCAATAAATCAAGGCAATATTTACATATCCAAATCCAGCCCTCCACAGGTGTCTCGGGCATATTTCAAGCAATTTCAGGAGGATTTCAATGCTTTCCTTTGCTCCCGGTCTGAGGAAGTTGTTGGTGGAGGACGAATGGTGCTGATCCTCCTGGGTAGGGGAGGTCAAGATCATGTTGACAGAGGCAACTCTTTCTTCTGGGAACTTCTCTCCCGGTCCTTGGCCGAGTTGGTCTCAAAG GGAGAATTTGAGAAGGAGAAGCTTGATTACCATTTACATTTCTATGCACCATCAAGGGATGAAATAGAAGATGAAGTGAGAAAGGAAGGTTCTTTTGCGGTTGACCGATTTGAGATGTTTGAAATCGAGAGATATGTTAATGATGGTCACAGCTATGAAACTGCAATCATGGAGAACAGAGTAGAAGAAGAAATGGTGAAGAAGGAAGGTTCTTTGGGTGTCGACCAAGTTGAGATGTCTGAAACAGAGATCAGGGAGGACAAGGATTGTCTGAGCTATGGAAGGGATGTGGCCATGACAGTAAGAGCCACCCAAGAATCAATGATTTGCCACCATTTCGGAGAGAGGATTTTGGACGATCTGTTTGAGATTTACGGAAGAATAGTGGATGAAGAAGTGGCCAAAGAAGAAATCAGGCCCATCACTTTCGCTGttgttttaagaaaattatga